CTACTCGTCAATGACGGCTGCGACGAACGACAATCCAGTGTTGAGCGCACTACTGTATCCTCTCGGATTTGTCTACATCATCATTGGTGGTTACCAACTCTACACGGAGAACACGCTTCCTCCCGTTGCGCTGACCTTGGAACGACTGGCCAGCATTCCGACGCTACTACGCCACTGGCTCATCGTTCTTGCCGGCAACTTCGCTGGTGGTGCTATGGGCGCGGCCGCGCTTACGTGGGGTGGCGTGTTCTCACCGAAGGCGACACAAGCGGCCATCGACCACGCCCAGCATGGTGTCGAGACATCATTCGGAGCTCTGTTTTTCAAAGGGGCCTTTGCCGGTCTCATCGTCGCCGGCGTCGTCTGGGTCGTCTACGCCTCACGCGATACGATCTCGCGGCTCGTGGTCGTCTATATAGCATTTCTCGCCATTCCGTTAGGTGACCTTTTTCACGTGGTCGTCTCGTTCACTGAAATGTTGTATCTGGTATTTGCAGGTAATCTCGCTCTCACTCTTGGACTGACTCAGTTTGTCATCCCAGTCTTACTCGGTAACACTCTCGGCGGCATCGTGTTGGTGACCGTTGTCAACTACTTCCAGACAACTGAGCACCGTCTTGAATCTGCCCGCTTCGAGGGTTCTGACCGCCAACTCTCGCTCCGTGAATGGACGCTCGGGAGTATCGCCGGCCGCTCATACGTCTCCATGATCGATACTGCCGCCGGGGCTGCACCCGATGACAGCTCCTACCGAGTTTTAGTGCCAATCGGTAACCCACGTACCGAATCCGTGATCGTCGAACTTGCCTGCATTCTTGCCAGTGAGCGCGCGCCAGCGACTGTTCACGCCGTCCACATCGTTCAGGCGCCACAGGCATCGATGAGTTACGACCATGACCAGCACGAGCGCATTATAGCTGATTCCGACGAACAAATGAAGCATGTCCGTGAGACTGCACGGTCGTACGACGTTCCGTGTGAGACCTCGACAATCGTTTCTCACCGGTCATTCGAGGAGGTCTTCGACACTGCAGCGCGCGACCGCGCAAACCTCGTGGTGATGGGCTGGGGTGCTGACCGACCGTGGGGAGCCGCTCGCACTGAGCGTCCACTTGACGAACTGACTAGCCAGCTTTCCAGTGACGTCCTCGTTCTCAAGGACCGGGGTAACGATGCTTCACGAGTTCTCCTTCCGACCGCAGGTGGACCGCCATCCGATTTGAACGCCGAGGTTGCACGAGCACTTTGCTCGTCTGCCGATTCAGATATTACATTGCTCCACGTCGTTGACGGTCCTGACGAACGAGAGGCAGGCGAGGCGTTTCTCAGAAATTGGGCCGTCGACCACGATCTCGCCGATTCCTCATTGGTGGTCGACGATTCCGGTGACGTTGAGGACGCAATCTGTCGTGCGACCGTTGGCCATTCGTTGGTGCTCATTGGCGCGACAGAAGCGGGATTGCTTTCACGGCTTGTGACTGATTCGTTGTATTTTGACGTTATTGACGAGGTCGATTGCTCGGTGCTGCTTGCTGAACGGCCAGGTGGGCGAACCGTTCTCGAAAGACTTCTCAATCGATGGTAACACTGTCGCAATCGTCTTGAGCAATCCCGATTGATGAGATTATACCAACGGTTTTGGCTGTCACGTTACGGAGTATGACTCTCGATTTGCAGAGAATGAAAGGATAATGCAGAACAGATAGTTTAGGCGTCGAGTTCGTTCTGGGCTTTCTCGGTAAGGTCGGTCTGTTCGACGTAGCTCGCTATCGTGAGGATCGTCGGCGCCCAGAGTCCAACAAATATCCCCTTGCTTCTCTCCCCCTGAATATAGAATAAATAGAGCGAGTAAAGAACTGAAAGTCCTGCTGCCATGAGTGCACCGCTCGATGCTTTTTCTTCTGCTTCTATGTTTTGGTCTGCCATCGCAGGCCTGCTTTACATTGCATAGTATATTATCGTTTAGCCTGCATACATAGGCTAGTGGGCGCTCAAATAGACACTCTCCATAAAAAGTTAGCTTCTTGACAGTCTCTTTTCCAGACAAGAATTATCCATCTATACGTTGGCCAAAAATTACAGGGGGGTATGGCTACCAGTAGTAGTCAGTGACCGTTCAGTTCGTTCCCCACCATACTCGGGCTGGACTCAGTGAGCTATCTGAAGAGTACCACGAGGTGGAGGCAGAAACGGATGCACTCGCACGGTTCTCGAAAGAGCTCGCTAAGCTCGATACTTCAAGTTCTGAGAAGAACTTCCTCTGCGGAAATCATTCTGCTACCACGTTTGGCGCCACAACAACTGACACGGGAACCTCCACGAGGACTGTTCGAGACCTGTACCAGAACACGATTATGGATGTTGCACACTATGAGGAGCAGTATGGAGAGTCATTCACTCGGAATTGTACTGTTGAGTTCGGTCCTGAAATTGCAACTGCACTGCAAGGGGACAAAGGGTTGGTTCCTCCACTGAAGAACCAACTCCTCCAGGTCTCCCAAGAAGCGTATCGGGAGCGCATGCGATTGCTGAGAAAGATCAAACACGAACGTGCCTCGCTTGAGAACATTGACGAGCAACTCACCGAACTTGGAAGTAACTGTGAAGAATTTC
The sequence above is a segment of the Halococcus salsus genome. Coding sequences within it:
- a CDS encoding DUF7260 family protein, which gives rise to MTVQFVPHHTRAGLSELSEEYHEVEAETDALARFSKELAKLDTSSSEKNFLCGNHSATTFGATTTDTGTSTRTVRDLYQNTIMDVAHYEEQYGESFTRNCTVEFGPEIATALQGDKGLVPPLKNQLLQVSQEAYRERMRLLRKIKHERASLENIDEQLTELGSNCEEFLIVRSFSEWSNERLLNAQRKAKAHEQECQRLTEKRQTDIQEYRSVKDRQDDDAFTNYLYGSLLVTYPALADICDFVQTLQNKQSRISTLLSEGANR
- a CDS encoding formate/nitrite transporter family protein; the protein is MMDPDDSDPAGAVRDAIERSRSGAPAAGAVVRDRFSADEVFQRIIAAADEEVTSDKRELFFSGLAAGFAITITFLLYSSMTAATNDNPVLSALLYPLGFVYIIIGGYQLYTENTLPPVALTLERLASIPTLLRHWLIVLAGNFAGGAMGAAALTWGGVFSPKATQAAIDHAQHGVETSFGALFFKGAFAGLIVAGVVWVVYASRDTISRLVVVYIAFLAIPLGDLFHVVVSFTEMLYLVFAGNLALTLGLTQFVIPVLLGNTLGGIVLVTVVNYFQTTEHRLESARFEGSDRQLSLREWTLGSIAGRSYVSMIDTAAGAAPDDSSYRVLVPIGNPRTESVIVELACILASERAPATVHAVHIVQAPQASMSYDHDQHERIIADSDEQMKHVRETARSYDVPCETSTIVSHRSFEEVFDTAARDRANLVVMGWGADRPWGAARTERPLDELTSQLSSDVLVLKDRGNDASRVLLPTAGGPPSDLNAEVARALCSSADSDITLLHVVDGPDEREAGEAFLRNWAVDHDLADSSLVVDDSGDVEDAICRATVGHSLVLIGATEAGLLSRLVTDSLYFDVIDEVDCSVLLAERPGGRTVLERLLNRW